A segment of the Mytilus trossulus isolate FHL-02 chromosome 12, PNRI_Mtr1.1.1.hap1, whole genome shotgun sequence genome:
agttatctccctgtagtgttagggaACACCTTAATAGGTCAACATAGTTACGGtcttcattttaacaatttaaatttttttgattAATTGTTTGGTTGGTGTTTAACGCAATTTTCAAACAAGATTGTAATAAGTGGGTTTTTTGTGTGGAGGGAGAAGGATAGTCAAGAATGAACCATCGATCGACCTACGGTTGGAATGAAGATTATCCATGACAATGAAAATTGAATTAGCGTACACCTCCCACACGTTGGATTCCAACTCAAAACCTCAGAATAAATTAGTCCGACTGCTTAGATCTCTCGTCCACCGcgaacattttaacaattaacGTATCCGTAAAAAACTTAACATGCAGTCTCCATTATTCACAGCAATTTAGCACATGTTAATAAAGTCAATAAAGTCACTTCCATATATTAATTTATCAACACTGATATGTGAAAAATGTTTAGCACTCCAATtatctgcaccagatgcgcattttgacaatacttGTATCTTCGGTGATGCCCGAAACTgaagtattgaaaaaaatcgaaACGCATCACAAAATTAAACCCAAAGAGCGGATGAAACCAAAACAGCAGCCGGAAGAAAAGATCGTCTTAGCTTTTCTGTATGGTTTTTCTAATGTAATATCATCTTGCAAAAAATCATTTTGGTGCTTTTTAAAAACGTACTTTCTTGGTCGTTTGTAATTACACAAGTTGTTTTATAATTGTGTATCATCGGTATCTATATATCGAGAGTCATCAGCATGAAATCTAATCatcttcatttttgtagacTTTCAAATAGGTCTTCTAAGTATCAACAACAAACTAATAAGAGGTCGAAACAGTAGCTGAAACGAAAAAGCTGTTGTCTTTGATTTGGCGGAGCAACAAACCGAGTATAACTCAAGATAAAATCTGTAAGTAAGTTCCCAAAActgtatttattgaaaaaaatatagttgtAACAGTCTAAGCGATGAAAACTATCAGTAATGTACACAATAACACAtacaaaaatagaaatgtaACAAGTCATCATATTCTAGTGAGTGTAAAACGATCCTGGCATTACCTTTCCAAATGCTTTTCACAAATATCTAACCTACATGAATGCACAACGGCAAATTgtcaataaatacatgtatatcgagTATACTAGTATCGAATCGTTGAAATTTGACAGCGACTATGTAGATATAATCACTCTTTTCTCAAACGAAAAATACTATAAAAACGTCTACAAAGATTTTCCACATCATGCGACGGTCTCACTCTATTGCGCCCatgctaaaaaaatatagagGCAATATATTAACTAGCATTCTTTAAGTCCGATCCAATGTCAgtgtttttagaaaataaaatatgttttggtaACCAGAATAAAACCGTTCTGAATTGGGGATATAAATTAtacgaaaaaaatgaattccagagtagcaaatattttcaagaatAAGGCGATgctgtaaatttttactaatgCCATGTTACCATGGTTACCATCTCAACATAATCATCTTCGAATTGAGCGAACTTAGAAATTTAAATCTTAGTGCATTTTTTCTCATCTGAATATATACAGCACACGCAAAAAGAAAGAACGTAAATGTTTACCAATAAATTGTTTGgatgtttgaatattttgtgtaAAGAGAACACCAGATAAAGAAACATACTCTTTGTTCTAAAATTTggagtttacattttattaacaaaaacatttagagACAGTGTGTCTTGTTGATGTTTGTGTTAAATGTTCTTTATTTAACCAACTTTTGTAATGTGTTTACTATTTTCACGTTAACCAATTAATATTCTAAAATTTATTACCAATTACTAGTACTTGTTTTAACACTCCTTATATAGCCTTGTATTAGTAGGTAAAgatcttgtggacagttgtctcattggcaatgataccacatcttcttttttataatatcgACTATACACAAAATCTGGTTTTATCGAAATATAGGAAGTTCTGGACTAAATCTTGTTAGTCAATGGAATTCACttgttttatgtttcttttaaaagtaatttgtagttgctTTTTACATGTTAACCAATAGATATTCTCAAATTACTAGTTTTCggcttaaattaaaagaattcTCAAAGAGCGAGATGCATGATTTGTGTACATAAACTAAGGAGCTGGTGTACATATGTGCGTGTGTCTGTTCTTTCGATATAGGAAGTTCGGGAAATCTTTTAAGTCAATGGTGttacaatactttttatttcacAGACTCCTTGTTTTCAACGTTTGGaaagatattttattgatacattAAAATGACTCgatcatattatttatatatcaaaactgTTAAACTTTACATAAAACATTAAGTTTGTCTCACCCGCTGTGATACAGTTGTAACTACTTGTATTGGGTACACAGAGAGAGTTGATGTCACATGGTTTTGTCTGGCAGTGTCCTGCTACttcctgaaattaaaaaaaatgtgtactataAGGGTCTGGCAGGGGGTACTTCTTTTCATGttcttaattttctttcctttttctCTATTGAGTATTCTATTTAAAGTTTGCGCATTGCATGTGTTGCctattattttctcttttttatgtctgttttggtctgtAATAATTCTTTTTTCCGCCGTTTTTCTGTAGTTATTCTCTGTTCTATCAATCTATATTTATCAAGGCTTAACTTAGTTCCAATATATGTAATACATtactttaacaaacaaaaacccaaCAACTATGCAGAAAACCAGACCAGGTACTAGAACTTTTATCCAATATGAAGGAACTTGCATCATTTTTTTACTCCGATTTAGAAATTGCTGAAGCTGCATCATTACAGTATTCAAATCCTTTGCTTTTGGTTGTGTGGAATGGGTTCTTAAAATGTAAACCAAACCAtgcaaactttttgttttatttaaaagacatatttatatttatctaatTATAGAATAACATCTTATTTCTTTGTAAAGTTCATACACAAGCATGCATACCGGCTTCCAACTTGAAATGTTTGATGAAACATATCCTGTCTCTGAGAGCATGGAACTGGTACTGGTTTGGTCCAAGAAGAAGCACGTGTTGTTAGCTGCTCTAAAATTGACCGCCTCACATCTAGAGTAATCAAAAGAAGGAAATATACTGTTCAGAAACATTAATTTAACTGTAAGATATAGTATTAGATTTTTTAGAATAAGATGTTGAAAATTAAAGGTACGTGACAACAAATATCTTGCAAATCaataatgtttgaattgttcCAACTCTTAGACTTTATTAAACAGAAAGTTTATAAACATAGAATTAATACTAAATTTAAAGCGCAAGCCTtctgttttttaaattgttttaaaaatgcatgCTCGCCTCGAGTGTGGGACATCGTTGCTGCTAACCCCCTAAGAGCATACTCTGGTCGACACAAAGTTAAAATATAGTGTGACATGCCTGTCTGCACACTTTGTGAATTATCATGTCAATATCCATCTCGGCATATTGTCTTACTTGCATGATTGTAACATTTGTAACTGGACATAAAGCATCATCGTCATTTGTGAGTATCgacgtttttttatgatagcTCAGCCATCCCAGTAAAAGCAAACAGGGAAAAGGTCAAGAGACCaatctacaaaaatataatcCTCATAAGTACAAACAAAACCATTTCAGGCCAGTTTTACTTGACTGACAGTTTCCTGACAAAAGTCAGTGTTTTTCGAAAAGTAGTCCTACtttctccaaaaaaaaaatatcaggtgCCATTTTGTAACCAAAATTGCTGagaaaatgtctttaaaaaaactaGTCAATCAATTAccctttttttacttttgcaaCAGGAAATAATTTCATACATTAGTAGATTATAAACCGAGAACAATTCAGCCAAAAACATCAATTATTATGTCAGTAGGGAGCtactaattgatttttttggagGTGCATGGGGGTTGCTaggataaaatttaaaaaaaagagaggACAGGAGTTTATAACTAAAAAAGGGCAGGATGTGCAACGTTGCgaaaagagtaaaaaaataagTCAGGAAAAACTAGATATAATAAAAGAgcaggaccgaatagagtgAAAAAGATAGGACAGAAATTATAACTACAAAAATATCTagaacatttgttttcatcctatccccccctaaaaatcaaatggtaactCCCTTATATTGCTGCCTATAAACAAACCATTCCACAAACTAAAGGCGACTGTATGCTTGCCTAACCTCACTGCATGTAAACAAAGTATTCCACAAACAAAATGCGACTGTATGTTTGCCTTACCTTACTGCCTGTAAACAAAGTATTCCACAAACAAAAGGCGACTGTATGTTTGCCTTACCTTACTGCCTGTAAACAAAGTATTCAACAAACAAAAGGCGACTGTATGTTTGCCTTACCTTACTGCCTGTAAACAAAGTATTCCACAAACAAAAGGCGACTGTATGTTTGCCTTACCTTACTGCCTGTAAACAAAGTATTCCACAAACAAAAGGCGACTGTAATTATGTTTGCCTTACCTTACTGCCTGTAAACAAAGTATTCCACAAACAAAAGGCGACTGTATGTTTGCCTTACCTTACTGCCTGTAAAAAACAATTCATCAAACTAAAGGTGAGTGTATGTTTTCCTTACCTCACTGCCTGTAAACAAAGCATTCCATAAACAAAAGGCGACTGTATGTTTGCCTAACCTCACTGCCTGAAAACAAAGCATTGCACACGCAAAAGGCGACTGTATGTTTGCCTTACCTTACTGTCTGTAAACAAAGCATTCCACAAACAAAAGGCGACTGTATGTTTGCCTTAACTCACTGCCTGTAAACAAAGCATTCCACAAACAAAAGGCGATTGTATGTTTGCCTTACCTCACTGCCTGTAAACAAAGCATTCCACAAACAAAAGGCGACTGTATGTTTGCCTTACCTCAATGCCTGTAAACAAAGCATTCCATAAACAAAAGGCGACTGTATGTTTGCCTAACCTCACTGCCTGAAAACAAAGCATTGCACACACAAAAGGCGACTGTATGTTTGCCTTACCTCACTGCTTGTAAACAAAACATTCCACAAACAAAAGGCGACTGTATGTTTGCCTTACCTTACTGCCTGTAAACAAACCATTCATCAAACAAAAGGCGATTGTATGTTTGCCTTAACTCACTGCCTGTAAACAAAGCATTCCATAAACAAAAGGCGACTGTAAGTTTGCCTAACCTCACTGCCTGAAAACAAAGCATTGCACACACAAAAGGCGACAGTATGTTTGCCTAACCTTACTGCCTATAAACAAAGCATTCCACAAACAAAAGGCGACTGTATGTTTGCCTTACCTTATTGCCTATAAACAAAGCATTCCACAAACAAAAGGCGACTGTATGTTTGCCTTGCCTTATTGCCTGTAAACAAAGCATTCCACAAATAATAGTCAACTGTATGTTTGCCTTACCTTATTGCCTGTAAACAAAGCATTCTACAAACAAAAGGCGACTGTATGTTTGCCTTACCTTACTGCCTGTAAACAATGCTTCATACACAAAAGGCGACTGTATGTTTGCCTAACCTTTTTGCCTGAACACAAAGCATTCCACAA
Coding sequences within it:
- the LOC134693010 gene encoding uncharacterized protein LOC134693010 isoform X1; this translates as MENAMKTLVIFTLTIYTVSAFGISNNTRQDSNTFLSIANIRSPFVCGMLCLQAVRCEAVNFRAANNTCFFLDQTSTSSMLSETGYVSSNISSWKPEVAGHCQTKPCDINSLCVPNTSSYNCITAAWAQ
- the LOC134693010 gene encoding uncharacterized protein LOC134693010 isoform X2, with the translated sequence MLCLQAVRCEAVNFRAANNTCFFLDQTSTSSMLSETGYVSSNISSWKPEVAGHCQTKPCDINSLCVPNTSSYNCITAAWAQ